Part of the Dehalococcoidales bacterium genome is shown below.
TATAGGTTTCTCACACACGGTAGAAGTGGCACCTTTGCCGGGGATTACGCTTTCCGTTGAGGGAAACAACCGGATGAAGGTCTCCGGGATCGATAAGGAAGTGGTCGGCGAGATGGCTGCCCGAATCAGGAGGATTCGCCCCCCTGATTCTTACAAGGGTAAGGGCATCAGGTACAGCGGGGAAGTAGTGCGCCTCAAGCCGGGTAAAGCCGGGAAGGCCATCGGGAGATAGCGAATGGCGAGGGAACAAAGAAGAACTGCCCGCATCAGGCGACATGCCAGGGTCCGGGCCAAGGTAAAGGGTACTCTTTCAAGGCCGCGTCTGTGCGTTTTCCGCAGCCTGAACCACGTTTATGCCCAGGTCATTGACGATATCGCAGGGCATACACTGGCGACGGCTTCCACCATTGACCCGGAGCTCAGGGGCGAACTGGGTGGCAAAGCAAAGACCGAAAGGTCTGCGCTTGTCGGTACCCTGATTGCAAAGAGAGCGCTGAGCCAGGGGGTTACACAGGTGGCTTTTGACCGTGGTGGCCGTCAATATCACGGCAGGGTCAAGGCGCTGGCTGAGGCGGCGCGCGAAAGTGGACTGAAGTTCTAAGGGAGACGGTTCCAGGACGAATCATGCGTATAATAAGTAGTATAGACCCGACAGACCTTGTGCTGAGCGACAAGCTGATAAACATCAACCGTGTGGCCAAGGTTGTGAAGGGAGGCAAGCGCCTCAGCTTTAACGCATTAGCCGTAACCGGCGATAATGAAGGACATGTGGGCCTCGGCCTGGGCAAGGCGAATGAGGTGCCTCTGGCGATAAACAAGGCCAACGCAAACGCAAAGAAGAGCCTGATACGCGTGCCTCTGAAGGGGACAACGATTCCGCACGAAATCACCGTTAAACTGGGGGCGGCCAGGGTTATGCTCAAGCCGGCCTCACCGGGGACGGGCATAATTGCCGGCGGCAGTGTCCGCGCAGTGCTGGAGATGGCGGGAATCAAGGACATCCTGACCAAGTCACTGGGCACCGCCAACAAGACGAATGTCGCCAGGGCCACGATATTTGCGCTGAGTAAGCTCCGGGACCCGGCCACAGTGGTCGCCCGGCGCAAGGGACGGCCGGTGCCAACGGGACTGCCGGAGCCGGAGGAGGCGGTCACCAGTGACTAAGCTGAGAGTTACGTTGGTTAAAAGCGGCATTGGCTATGCCCAGGACCAGAAGAGGACACTGAAGGCGCTTGGCTTTCGGCGGATGAATCAGAGCGTTGTCCACGAGGACTGCAGTTCGATTCGCGGTATGATTACCAAGGTCAGACACCTGGTTAAGGTGGAGGAAGCAAAGTGAGACTGGAGACAATTTCTTCGTCCCCCGGTTCCAGAAAGGCCAGGAAGAGAGTTGGCCGGGGAGATGGTAGCGGGCACGGCACCTATTCCGGTCGCGGCTGCAAGGGGCAGAAGTCACGAGCCGGTTACCGGATGAAGCCTGGTTTTGAGGGCGGGCAATTGCCGTTGATAAAACGCTTGCCGCGTAAGCGGGGTTTTACCAACATCTTCCGTATCGAGTATTCTGTTGTGAACCTGACAAGGCTCAACGTATTTGAACCGGAAAGCGAAGTGGACCTGGAGAAACTAATAACCGCCGGGATAGTTAAGTCCCTGCGGCGGCCGGTCAAGATACTGGGCGAAGGTGATATTGACCGTCCCCTTTCCGTGAAGGCACACAAGTTCTCCGCTGCTGCCAGGACCAAGATTGAGGCGGCAGGAGGCACAGTTGAGGAGGTAGTGAATGCGAGCCCGGCAATCTAGGCCACGGCTCATTCAAGCAATGCTTGACGCCTTTCGTCTTCCTGACTTGAGGCGGCGAATCCTGTTCACTGCTGCTATGCTGGTGGTCTTCCGTCTTATTGCTCACGTACCTCTTCCCGGAGTGGACCCGGTCAAGCTGGGCGAGATATTCCAGCAGAATGCCCTGCTGGGTATGCTGGACATGTTCAGCGGCGGGGCGATGAGGAACTTCAGCGTGGCCGCGATGGGGGTCTATCCCTATATTACGGCTACAATCATCATGACGTTGATGACACCGGTGATACCGCGCTTGCAGATGATGTCCCAGGAGGGAGAAGCCGGACGGAACAAGATAAACCGCATCAGCCACTGGATGGTGGTACCACTGGCGGGTATCTCCGGGTACGGGCAACTTATCCTGATGCAACGGCAGGGGGTAATCGCCAGCGCCGAGGCACTGCCGACAGTGGCAATGGTGCTTTCCCTGATTGCCGGTACCATATTCCTGGTCTGGATTGGTGAGTTGATTACAGAATACG
Proteins encoded:
- the rplR gene encoding 50S ribosomal protein L18: MAREQRRTARIRRHARVRAKVKGTLSRPRLCVFRSLNHVYAQVIDDIAGHTLATASTIDPELRGELGGKAKTERSALVGTLIAKRALSQGVTQVAFDRGGRQYHGRVKALAEAARESGLKF
- the rpsE gene encoding 30S ribosomal protein S5, encoding MSSIDPTDLVLSDKLININRVAKVVKGGKRLSFNALAVTGDNEGHVGLGLGKANEVPLAINKANANAKKSLIRVPLKGTTIPHEITVKLGAARVMLKPASPGTGIIAGGSVRAVLEMAGIKDILTKSLGTANKTNVARATIFALSKLRDPATVVARRKGRPVPTGLPEPEEAVTSD
- the rpmD gene encoding 50S ribosomal protein L30 codes for the protein MTKLRVTLVKSGIGYAQDQKRTLKALGFRRMNQSVVHEDCSSIRGMITKVRHLVKVEEAK
- the rplO gene encoding 50S ribosomal protein L15 translates to MRLETISSSPGSRKARKRVGRGDGSGHGTYSGRGCKGQKSRAGYRMKPGFEGGQLPLIKRLPRKRGFTNIFRIEYSVVNLTRLNVFEPESEVDLEKLITAGIVKSLRRPVKILGEGDIDRPLSVKAHKFSAAARTKIEAAGGTVEEVVNASPAI